One genomic window of Cricetulus griseus strain 17A/GY chromosome 3, alternate assembly CriGri-PICRH-1.0, whole genome shotgun sequence includes the following:
- the LOC113834776 gene encoding putative uncharacterized protein FLJ46214, translating into MDGKQVKNMEKADQKLVIHFQICCELYLNICSCWKPALKFPVSSRGDAESRRRDPRESRCPPPLPPPARSEGLNPPATRLGPHKSAPRQRRGCSSATRRAGRGLGSPRAGCRGERPPGWALGGPPERARPALTSRSSGPGSRLAALAPTGTSGSRGRGRGADAAARSSPRARARPACQRGGRPSAAAAAPFLLCLGFLQPTPRPPPSPSPPSRAARPLGSAGDAARSPLRGGLRGGCCLRRAA; encoded by the exons ATGGATGGGAAACAGGTGAAGAACATGGAGAAAGCAGACCAAAAACTGGTGATTCATTTTCAAATCTGCTGTGAATTGTATCTGAATATTTGCA GTTGCTGGAAACCCGCCCTGAAGTTCCCTGTCAGCAGCAGGGGCGACgcggagagcaggaggagggatcCTCGGGAGAGCCGCTGCCCACCCCCACTCCCGCCCCCAGCCCGTAGCGAGGGACTGAACCCACCGGCGACACGGCTCGGGCCACACAAGAGCGCCCCGAGGCAGCGCAGGGGCTGCTCCTCCGCGACGCGTCGGGCGGGCCGAGGTCTAGGGAGCCCCCGGGCCGGGTGCAGGGGCGAGCGGCCGCCAGGCTGGGCCCTCGGGGGCCCTCCCGAGCGGGCTCGGCCCGCACTCACATCCCGCAGTAGCGGTCCCGGCAGCCGCCTTGCAGCCCTCGCCCCGACGGGCACCTCCGGGAGCCGGGGCCGCGGCCGAGGCGCCGACGCCGCCGCGCGGAGCTCGCCCAGAGCCCGGGCCCGCCCAGCCTGTCAGCGCGGCGGGAGGCCGTCGGCGGCCGCGGCTGCCCCCTTTCTGCTCTGCCTCGGCTTCCTGCAGCCCACGCCACGCCCACCGCCGAGCCCGTCCCCGCCCTCCCGGGCCGCACGCCCCCTCGGCTCGGCTGGGGACGCGGCTCGGTCGCCCCTGCGCGGCGGGCTCCGTGGCGGGTGCTGCCTCAGGCGGGCGGCCTAG